In one Methylobacterium sp. SyP6R genomic region, the following are encoded:
- a CDS encoding PAS domain-containing protein has product MTSDDASGQIEPAGWGTVMLPAGDPEPDIRESDLPEPDLTETARLARAVCGSAFALIHRADAAPVGFVPPGLSPRDAAALARLAGVEPVIVPNLAQDDRTAALPAVAGPPGLRFHAGIALADPDGRTLATLCVLDPDARPDGLTEREAEGLAVLAGQAAREIRLARALAEARADRDDLRSITEAAPALIAALDRDEICRFANGNFSRWFGLAPDEAVGRPLRAILGEDAYAVRQPLLARAFSGETVSFEMPHPGADGRHALVRYVPHRGPDGAIADLHLLGVDMTAEKEARAALADSALKFRAIAESMPQMVWSTLPDGYHDYYNTRWYEFTGMPEGSTDGEGWNAIFHPAEQPEAWRRWRHSLATGEPYEIEYRLRRHDGVYRWVLGRAMPIRDARTGAIERWFGTCTDIDDQVRARETLARSREALEALVAERTAALAEANARLTAEIEERARIEEALRQSQKMEAVGQLTGGIAHDFNNLLTGIVGSLDLMQTRIGEGRTENLTRYAGLAMASAQRAAALTHRLLAFARRQPLEARAVDANRLVSSMDELLRRTLGERVQLEVVVAGGLWLTLCDPNQLENAILNLAINARDAMPDGGRLTIETANAHLDDAYVASEIGVRAGQYVCLCVSDTGTGMKPDVIARAFDPFFTTKPMGEGTGLGLSMIYGFAKQSDGHVRIYSEVGAGTTVKLYLPRHRGRIADEPAPERGLPVPRAEHGETVLVVEDDSTVRALIGETLTELGYRVIEAPDGRTGLRLLEAPGRIDLVVTDVGLPGLNGRRMIDEALAARPDLRVLFITGYAENAAFGNGHLAPGMRMITKPFAIDAFAAKVRAMIEPTGKRRFES; this is encoded by the coding sequence ATGACCAGCGACGACGCGAGCGGACAGATCGAACCGGCCGGATGGGGCACCGTCATGCTCCCGGCCGGAGACCCGGAACCGGACATCCGGGAATCGGACCTTCCGGAACCGGACCTCACCGAGACCGCCCGCCTCGCCCGTGCGGTCTGCGGCAGCGCCTTCGCGCTGATCCACCGGGCGGACGCAGCCCCGGTCGGGTTCGTCCCGCCCGGGCTGTCCCCGCGGGATGCGGCGGCGCTCGCTCGCCTCGCCGGCGTCGAACCCGTGATCGTCCCGAATCTGGCCCAGGACGATCGCACCGCCGCCTTGCCCGCCGTGGCCGGTCCGCCGGGCCTGCGCTTTCATGCCGGCATCGCGCTTGCGGACCCGGATGGCCGGACCCTCGCCACCCTGTGCGTGCTCGATCCGGATGCGCGGCCGGACGGGCTGACGGAGCGGGAGGCCGAGGGCCTCGCCGTGCTCGCCGGGCAAGCGGCGCGGGAGATCCGCCTCGCCCGGGCGCTCGCCGAGGCCCGGGCCGACCGCGACGACCTGCGCAGCATCACCGAAGCCGCCCCCGCGCTGATCGCCGCCCTCGACCGCGACGAGATCTGCCGCTTCGCCAACGGCAATTTTTCGCGATGGTTCGGCCTCGCGCCGGACGAGGCCGTCGGGCGCCCGCTGCGGGCGATCCTCGGTGAGGACGCCTATGCGGTGCGCCAGCCGCTGCTCGCCCGGGCCTTCTCGGGCGAGACCGTGTCGTTCGAGATGCCCCATCCCGGTGCCGACGGGCGCCACGCGCTCGTGCGCTACGTGCCCCATCGCGGGCCCGACGGCGCGATCGCCGACCTGCACCTGCTCGGCGTCGACATGACCGCCGAGAAGGAGGCGCGGGCGGCGCTCGCCGACAGCGCCCTGAAGTTCCGGGCCATCGCCGAATCGATGCCCCAGATGGTGTGGTCGACCCTGCCGGACGGCTACCACGACTATTACAACACGCGCTGGTACGAGTTCACCGGCATGCCGGAGGGCTCGACCGACGGCGAGGGCTGGAACGCGATCTTCCATCCCGCCGAGCAACCGGAGGCCTGGCGGCGCTGGCGCCACTCGCTTGCCACCGGCGAGCCCTACGAGATCGAGTACCGCCTGCGCCGGCACGACGGTGTCTATCGCTGGGTGCTCGGCCGGGCGATGCCGATCCGCGATGCCCGCACCGGCGCGATCGAGCGCTGGTTCGGCACCTGCACCGACATCGACGACCAGGTCCGGGCCCGCGAGACCCTGGCCCGCAGCCGCGAGGCGCTGGAGGCGCTGGTAGCCGAGCGCACGGCGGCGCTCGCCGAGGCCAATGCGCGCCTGACCGCCGAGATCGAGGAGCGGGCCCGGATCGAGGAGGCGTTGCGCCAGTCGCAGAAGATGGAGGCGGTGGGGCAGCTGACGGGGGGCATCGCCCACGACTTCAACAACCTGCTCACCGGCATCGTCGGCTCGCTCGACCTGATGCAGACCCGCATCGGCGAGGGCCGCACCGAGAACCTGACCCGCTATGCCGGCCTCGCCATGGCCTCGGCCCAGCGCGCCGCGGCCCTGACCCACCGGTTGCTGGCCTTCGCCCGGCGCCAGCCGCTCGAGGCCCGGGCGGTCGACGCCAACCGGCTGGTGAGCTCGATGGACGAGTTGCTGCGCCGGACGCTCGGCGAGCGGGTGCAGCTGGAGGTGGTGGTGGCCGGCGGCCTGTGGCTGACGCTCTGCGACCCCAACCAGCTCGAGAACGCGATCCTCAACCTCGCGATCAACGCCCGCGACGCGATGCCCGACGGCGGGCGGCTGACCATCGAGACCGCCAACGCCCATCTCGACGACGCCTATGTGGCGAGCGAGATCGGGGTGCGGGCGGGGCAGTATGTCTGCCTCTGCGTCAGCGATACCGGGACCGGCATGAAGCCGGACGTGATCGCCCGCGCCTTCGACCCGTTCTTCACCACCAAGCCGATGGGCGAGGGGACGGGCTTAGGCCTCTCGATGATCTACGGCTTTGCCAAGCAGTCGGACGGGCACGTGCGGATCTATTCCGAGGTCGGCGCCGGGACGACGGTCAAGCTCTACCTGCCGCGGCACCGCGGACGCATCGCCGACGAGCCCGCCCCCGAGAGGGGCCTGCCGGTGCCGCGGGCCGAGCACGGCGAGACGGTGCTGGTGGTGGAGGACGATTCCACCGTCCGGGCGCTGATCGGCGAGACCCTGACCGAACTCGGCTACCGGGTGATCGAGGCGCCCGACGGGCGGACCGGCCTTCGCCTCCTCGAAGCGCCCGGGCGGATCGACCTCGTCGTCACCGATGTCGGCCTGCCGGGCCTCAACGGCCGCCGGATGATCGACGAGGCCCTGGCGGCGCGGCCGGACCTGCGGGTGCTGTTCATCACCGGCTACGCCGAGAACGCCGCCTTCGGCAACGGTCACCTCGCGCCCGGCATGCGGATGATCACCAAGCCTTTCGCCATCGACGCCTTCGCCGCCAAGGTCCGGGCGATGATCGAGCCGACGGGGAAGCGGCGCTTCGAAAGCTGA
- a CDS encoding (2Fe-2S)-binding protein, with translation MIVCSCNVLSDGQVRACLNPGPGCPRTPAQVYACLGCSPKCGRCARTIRGILDRALSEAHAACTTTCGAACTLKELKEEAA, from the coding sequence ATGATCGTCTGTTCCTGCAACGTGCTCTCCGACGGCCAGGTGCGCGCGTGCCTCAATCCCGGCCCGGGCTGTCCGCGGACGCCCGCCCAGGTCTATGCCTGCCTCGGCTGCAGCCCGAAATGCGGCCGCTGCGCCCGCACGATCCGGGGCATCCTCGATCGGGCCCTGTCCGAGGCGCATGCCGCCTGCACCACCACCTGCGGGGCGGCCTGCACGCTGAAGGAATTGAAGGAAGAGGCCGCCTGA
- the bfr gene encoding bacterioferritin, giving the protein MKGDAKVVEYLNRGLRSELTAVSQYWLHFRMLNDWGYVDLAKFWRKESIEEMNHADRFVDRILFLDGFPNLQELDPLRIGQNVLEIIECDLAAENEARSLYLEAAKYCDSINDRVSKQLFEALAADEEGHIDFLETQLELISQIGLQLYCQRHIGGLETIQPEAM; this is encoded by the coding sequence ATGAAGGGTGACGCCAAGGTCGTCGAGTACCTCAACCGCGGCCTGCGCAGCGAGCTGACCGCGGTGAGCCAGTACTGGCTCCACTTCCGGATGCTGAACGACTGGGGTTATGTCGATCTCGCCAAGTTCTGGCGCAAGGAGTCGATCGAGGAGATGAACCACGCCGATCGCTTCGTCGATCGGATCCTGTTCCTCGATGGCTTCCCGAACCTGCAGGAGCTCGATCCGCTGCGGATCGGGCAGAACGTCCTGGAAATCATCGAGTGCGATCTCGCCGCCGAGAACGAGGCGCGCAGCCTCTATCTCGAGGCCGCGAAGTACTGCGACTCGATCAACGACCGGGTGTCGAAGCAGCTCTTCGAGGCACTGGCCGCCGACGAGGAAGGCCATATCGACTTCCTGGAGACTCAGCTCGAGCTGATCAGCCAGATCGGCCTGCAACTCTACTGCCAGCGTCACATCGGCGGCCTGGAGACGATCCAGCCCGAGGCCATGTGA